A single window of Candidatus Poribacteria bacterium DNA harbors:
- a CDS encoding insulinase family protein, whose amino-acid sequence MKRKSRASELVRTRLENGVTLLLVEDRRAPIFSLHVTVRAGTIHEGEWLGTGISHFLEHVIDDGTAKRSREEIDDLVETLGNVSNAYTARDHSRYFVTAPSDHADVAFDLLSDFIQSPSLPDSDVETQRGVILNELNQVADNPDDRLGRMFYENVYRVHPMRVPIEGYRHRFMTLTRDDLAEYHRRTYVPQNIVVSVVGDLDIARTQRRLGSLWGRMEPAAWLPPAIPTEPAQVGAREDVREGPVELGYGIIGYRAQPFGHQSSAALFLAALALGGSESSMLYQELKESREAAHSVNAWTEMQPSSDSLLGVSFSADPSQMDTVLDGVLESMERLSRDGINQAALETARAIAEAEALFRSETIEDEAATLGYHELLTGDAHYNERFLDRVRAVTADEVRCAVASLRDESRTYVALVPKTTSRPRAPRVRPANGIAKASLHRLDNGLRIVVQEDRSRPIAFVGAFFAGGVYRETSLTNGVSRLTAHGALRGTRTRALAAIARAVESRGGILEAVSGNQSVGFGMSLLSRDLPDGMTILADVAREPTFDEREIEALKRETLAIIRSASEDAFDVAYRRLIAEFFAHHPYRHVPEGSPESIQSLTADDCRRFHSRFVQPNNGVVSVVGDVDTDDVLSQLERLFGRWQSGPMPDARTLMPRRSREIRLFERRDMAQTILCVGYPGVAFLHPDADALHVLQAALAGLNYPGGRLYKELRGSQLVYEVSAEHQAGIDTGMLHIYAATTDEQLPRVVAALDETVEDLRRNGLSDEEFERVRRMCLADFFVHLQTNEERAYRRGLDELYGLGYNFIEGFTGRVYAVTPDDVQRAAQTYLRRNERVVSIVGKTPSRRRAARNV is encoded by the coding sequence TTGAAGAGAAAGTCGCGAGCATCCGAGCTCGTCAGAACACGGCTTGAGAACGGCGTCACGCTGCTCCTCGTCGAGGACCGGCGCGCGCCGATCTTCTCGCTGCATGTGACGGTGCGCGCCGGGACGATCCACGAGGGCGAGTGGCTCGGAACCGGCATCTCCCACTTCCTCGAGCACGTCATCGACGACGGAACCGCGAAGCGCTCCCGCGAGGAGATCGACGACCTCGTCGAGACCCTCGGGAACGTGTCGAACGCGTACACGGCGCGCGATCATTCCCGCTATTTCGTCACGGCTCCTTCCGATCACGCGGACGTCGCGTTCGATCTGCTCTCCGACTTCATCCAGTCTCCGTCGCTTCCAGACTCCGATGTCGAGACGCAGCGCGGCGTCATCCTCAACGAGCTGAACCAGGTTGCGGACAACCCCGACGACCGGCTGGGGAGGATGTTCTACGAGAACGTCTACCGGGTCCATCCGATGCGGGTGCCCATCGAGGGCTACCGTCACCGGTTCATGACCCTCACGCGGGACGATCTCGCCGAATACCATCGACGGACGTACGTCCCTCAGAACATCGTCGTCTCGGTCGTTGGCGACCTCGACATCGCCAGGACGCAGAGGCGACTCGGTTCGCTGTGGGGTCGGATGGAACCGGCGGCATGGCTGCCCCCGGCGATCCCGACCGAGCCCGCACAGGTCGGCGCTCGGGAGGACGTGCGAGAGGGACCCGTCGAACTGGGCTACGGAATCATTGGGTATCGCGCCCAACCGTTCGGTCACCAGAGCTCCGCCGCGCTTTTCCTCGCAGCCCTGGCGCTCGGCGGATCCGAGAGCTCGATGCTCTACCAAGAGCTCAAGGAATCGCGCGAAGCCGCGCACAGCGTCAACGCCTGGACGGAAATGCAGCCGTCCAGCGATTCGCTGCTAGGGGTCTCGTTCTCTGCCGACCCGTCCCAGATGGATACGGTCCTCGACGGCGTCCTCGAATCGATGGAACGGCTATCCAGAGACGGCATCAACCAGGCGGCGCTCGAGACAGCACGCGCCATCGCTGAGGCGGAAGCGCTCTTTCGGTCGGAGACCATCGAAGACGAAGCCGCCACGCTCGGTTATCACGAACTGCTGACGGGCGACGCACACTACAACGAACGCTTCCTGGACCGTGTGCGCGCTGTCACCGCCGACGAGGTCCGCTGCGCCGTCGCCTCGCTCCGCGACGAGTCGCGCACGTACGTGGCGTTGGTCCCCAAAACGACCTCGCGACCTCGAGCGCCCAGGGTTCGTCCAGCCAATGGGATCGCGAAAGCATCGCTCCATCGGCTCGACAACGGGCTGCGGATTGTCGTGCAGGAGGACCGATCTCGACCCATCGCGTTCGTCGGGGCGTTCTTCGCCGGCGGCGTATACCGCGAGACATCGCTGACCAATGGCGTGTCGCGGCTGACCGCCCACGGAGCGCTGCGGGGCACTCGCACCCGCGCGCTCGCCGCCATCGCTCGCGCTGTGGAGAGCCGAGGCGGCATCCTCGAAGCGGTCTCCGGCAACCAAAGCGTTGGCTTCGGGATGAGCCTGCTGAGCCGCGACCTGCCAGACGGCATGACGATCCTCGCCGATGTCGCTCGCGAACCGACGTTCGACGAGCGGGAGATCGAAGCCCTCAAGCGCGAAACGTTGGCGATCATCCGTTCAGCGTCCGAGGACGCGTTCGACGTGGCGTACCGACGTCTGATCGCGGAGTTCTTCGCGCACCATCCGTACCGTCACGTGCCGGAGGGCTCCCCGGAGAGCATCCAGTCGCTGACTGCCGACGACTGCCGACGGTTCCACAGCCGGTTCGTCCAACCGAACAACGGCGTTGTTTCGGTCGTTGGCGACGTCGATACGGACGATGTGCTCTCCCAACTGGAACGCCTGTTTGGGCGCTGGCAATCCGGTCCCATGCCGGATGCACGGACGCTGATGCCGCGCCGGTCGCGCGAGATCCGGCTCTTCGAGCGGCGCGACATGGCACAGACGATCCTGTGCGTAGGCTACCCCGGTGTTGCGTTCCTGCACCCGGACGCCGACGCGCTTCATGTGCTGCAAGCGGCTCTGGCAGGGCTCAACTACCCGGGCGGCAGGCTCTACAAGGAGCTCCGAGGGAGCCAGCTCGTGTACGAGGTGAGCGCCGAGCACCAGGCTGGCATCGACACCGGTATGCTCCACATCTACGCGGCGACCACGGATGAGCAGTTGCCCAGAGTGGTGGCGGCACTGGATGAGACCGTCGAAGACCTGCGGCGCAACGGGCTGTCCGACGAGGAGTTCGAGCGCGTCAGGCGCATGTGCCTCGCCGACTTCTTCGTCCATCTACAGACCAACGAGGAGCGAGCCTACCGGCGCGGCTTGGATGAGCTATACGGGCTCGGGTATAACTTCATCGAGGGGTTCACCGGGCGCGTTTACGCCGTGACGCCCGACGACGTCCAGCGCGCGGCGCAGACGTACCTCCGTCGCAACGAGCGCGTGGTCAGCATCGTCGGCAAGACGCCCTCGCGCCGACGGGCTGCCCGCAACGTATGA
- a CDS encoding DUF4432 family protein, translating to METKMTKLFGSEWTKADLMRRVGDISQIAGVQRSFLTEGNEKGVEVIEFRTGAGLTFTVVPSRAMDIAAADYRGTPLVWRSGSGIVAPEFYDGVGTGWRKSFFGGLLTTCGLGNVGTPNEDDGEVLGHHGRIANQPAKRVHADGRWEGNQFVMSAQGQMRDTNPRRYDFSVTRNVTAKMGENRLFISDIVENVGPTDSPFMYLYHINIGFPVLDDGSELLVPVHKSTPRDAVAEPGMHERFRFHAPVAGYQEQVFYHDVIEDDNRHVWVALVNKRFGDGKGIGVYVRYHKSQFPNLVEWKMMSEGVYVVGIEPANCHVEGRARERERGTLQFLEVGGRRHFETEIGVLTNQDEIQAFEEKVASIRARQNTA from the coding sequence ATGGAGACCAAAATGACGAAGCTGTTTGGGTCCGAATGGACGAAAGCCGATCTGATGCGGCGCGTCGGTGACATCTCGCAGATCGCTGGCGTCCAGCGGTCATTTCTCACGGAAGGGAACGAGAAGGGCGTCGAGGTCATCGAGTTCCGCACCGGGGCAGGACTGACCTTCACCGTCGTTCCGAGTCGCGCGATGGATATCGCCGCTGCCGACTATCGGGGCACGCCTTTGGTGTGGCGGTCGGGCAGCGGAATCGTTGCGCCGGAGTTCTACGACGGCGTAGGAACCGGATGGCGGAAGAGTTTCTTCGGCGGCTTGCTGACGACTTGCGGTTTGGGGAACGTCGGGACGCCCAACGAGGACGACGGGGAGGTCCTCGGGCATCACGGACGGATCGCCAACCAACCGGCGAAGCGCGTCCATGCCGATGGACGTTGGGAGGGCAATCAGTTCGTCATGTCGGCGCAGGGGCAGATGCGCGACACGAATCCCCGCCGGTACGACTTCAGCGTGACCCGCAACGTGACAGCGAAGATGGGCGAGAACCGGCTCTTCATCTCCGATATCGTCGAGAACGTGGGACCCACGGATTCGCCGTTCATGTACCTCTACCACATCAACATCGGGTTCCCGGTGTTGGACGATGGCTCCGAACTGCTGGTCCCGGTTCACAAGTCGACGCCGCGCGATGCCGTGGCGGAGCCCGGTATGCATGAGCGCTTCCGCTTCCACGCGCCCGTGGCGGGCTACCAGGAGCAGGTCTTCTACCACGACGTCATCGAGGACGATAACCGGCACGTCTGGGTGGCGCTCGTCAACAAGCGGTTCGGAGACGGCAAGGGAATCGGCGTCTACGTCCGCTACCACAAGAGCCAGTTCCCGAATCTGGTCGAGTGGAAGATGATGTCCGAAGGCGTGTACGTCGTCGGGATCGAGCCGGCGAACTGCCATGTCGAGGGGCGAGCAAGGGAGCGGGAACGCGGGACGCTCCAGTTCCTCGAGGTCGGCGGCAGGCGTCACTTCGAGACCGAGATCGGTGTGCTGACCAACCAGGACGAGATCCAAGCCTTTGAAGAGAAAGTCGCGAGCATCCGAGCTCGTCAGAACACGGCTTGA
- a CDS encoding ribonuclease J produces the protein MNMMLVECGDDLIVIDAGMMFPDSNMLGVDFVLPDITYLIEKRDNLRAVLLTHGHEDHIGGLAHLLQHVDVPVYGARLTLALASSRLQEYGVLSKADLREIDRTSRLVFGAVECEFLQMSHSIPGVLAISLHTPAGTIVHTADFKFDHEPAGLERPDIGRFAQLGERGVTLLLSDSTNVERPGHTPSERSILPALERIFRSARGRLIVSTFSSSLYRIQQFVDLAVEFNRCIGTTGRNMVNNIKIASELGYLRVPAGVLVDIRDLGDLPPERSMVLTTGSQGEPLSALALMANDSHARLKIAPGDTMVISARIIPGHERDVGRLVNHLYRRGADVYYGPAAGIHVSGHGSQEDLKLMLDLVRPKFFIPIHGEYRQLVRHARLAEDVGMPPSRVLVVEDGQQIRLTRETCEIGETVQAGRILVDGKLLDNVEEIVLRDRQQLSEDGMVLVVVVMNQQSGEIVAGPDLVSRGFVYVDESEDLIEDAKERVREAVAALNAEERSEQETVQETVRVALRRFFTKRTDRRPLVLPVILEV, from the coding sequence ATGAACATGATGCTCGTCGAATGCGGCGACGACCTGATCGTCATCGACGCCGGCATGATGTTCCCCGACTCCAACATGCTCGGCGTCGATTTCGTCCTGCCGGACATCACCTACCTCATCGAGAAGCGCGACAACCTCCGTGCGGTTCTGCTGACGCACGGCCACGAAGACCATATCGGAGGTCTGGCGCATCTCCTGCAGCACGTCGACGTACCCGTGTACGGCGCGCGCTTGACTCTCGCGCTGGCGAGCAGCCGTCTGCAGGAGTACGGCGTTCTTTCGAAGGCGGACCTACGCGAGATCGACCGGACGTCTCGCCTCGTCTTCGGGGCTGTGGAATGCGAGTTCCTTCAGATGTCGCACAGCATCCCCGGGGTCTTGGCGATCTCTCTGCATACGCCTGCCGGAACCATCGTCCACACGGCGGACTTCAAGTTCGACCACGAGCCGGCCGGGCTTGAGCGCCCGGACATCGGCAGGTTCGCCCAACTGGGCGAGAGGGGCGTCACGCTCCTCCTGTCGGACAGCACGAACGTCGAGCGGCCCGGGCACACACCGTCGGAACGCTCCATCTTGCCGGCACTCGAGCGCATCTTCCGGTCAGCGCGAGGCAGGCTCATCGTCTCGACCTTCTCATCGAGCCTCTACCGCATCCAGCAGTTCGTCGACCTCGCCGTCGAGTTCAACCGGTGCATCGGGACGACCGGCCGGAACATGGTCAACAACATCAAGATCGCGTCGGAGCTCGGCTACCTTCGCGTTCCTGCGGGCGTCCTGGTCGATATCCGCGACCTGGGCGACCTGCCCCCCGAGCGAAGCATGGTCCTGACAACCGGCAGCCAAGGCGAACCGCTGTCGGCGTTGGCGCTGATGGCGAACGACAGCCACGCGCGCCTGAAGATTGCACCTGGCGACACGATGGTCATCTCGGCGCGGATCATCCCAGGGCATGAGCGCGACGTCGGCAGGCTGGTGAACCACCTGTACCGACGGGGCGCTGACGTCTACTATGGGCCCGCCGCCGGCATCCACGTGTCTGGGCACGGCTCGCAGGAGGACCTGAAGCTGATGCTCGACCTGGTGAGGCCGAAGTTCTTCATCCCGATCCACGGCGAGTACCGTCAGTTGGTGCGCCATGCGCGACTGGCGGAGGATGTCGGAATGCCGCCTTCCCGCGTGCTCGTGGTCGAGGATGGGCAGCAGATCCGGCTGACGCGCGAGACGTGCGAGATCGGCGAGACCGTGCAGGCGGGACGGATTCTCGTGGACGGGAAGTTGCTGGATAATGTCGAGGAGATCGTGCTTCGCGACCGCCAGCAGCTTTCCGAGGACGGCATGGTTCTCGTCGTCGTCGTGATGAACCAGCAGTCCGGGGAGATCGTCGCCGGTCCCGACCTCGTCTCACGCGGATTCGTCTACGTGGACGAGTCCGAGGACCTCATCGAAGACGCGAAGGAACGCGTCCGAGAGGCGGTCGCCGCACTGAATGCCGAGGAACGGTCGGAGCAGGAGACCGTTCAGGAGACGGTTCGGGTCGCCCTAAGGCGGTTCTTCACGAAGCGGACGGATCGACGACCGCTCGTGCTTCCGGTCATCCTCGAGGTATAG
- a CDS encoding undecaprenyl-diphosphate phosphatase, with the protein MTIIEAASLGFVQGMTEFLPISSSGHLVIAQHLFGLGGAENLTFDILLHVATLFAVVVYMRRDLAALVAGVLRDRKQTRIALYLLLAMVPTGIIGLGIRKGIESAFETPAFVGAMLLVTGTMLFVAPRLSRARLGLEGIRGRQALSIGVGQGIAALPGISRSGTTICAAMLVGVQAEAAARFSFLLSIPAILAATALDMRNITNIASAELPPVLVGMGAAFVVGLASIAVLMRLARRGKFDPFAYYCWALGGLTLVATYWRG; encoded by the coding sequence GTGACGATCATCGAAGCGGCATCACTGGGTTTCGTTCAAGGCATGACCGAGTTCCTTCCGATCAGCAGCTCGGGCCACCTGGTCATCGCCCAGCATCTGTTCGGGCTTGGGGGCGCCGAGAACCTGACGTTCGACATCCTGCTTCACGTGGCGACGCTGTTCGCGGTGGTTGTCTACATGCGGCGCGACTTGGCGGCGCTCGTGGCGGGAGTCTTGCGGGACCGCAAACAGACACGCATCGCGTTGTATCTGCTCCTAGCCATGGTTCCAACGGGGATCATCGGCTTGGGCATCCGGAAGGGCATCGAGAGCGCGTTCGAAACGCCAGCGTTCGTCGGTGCGATGCTGCTCGTCACTGGGACGATGCTGTTCGTCGCTCCTCGGCTATCGCGCGCTCGGCTGGGGCTCGAAGGCATCCGAGGGCGTCAGGCGCTATCAATCGGCGTCGGTCAGGGGATCGCTGCGTTGCCGGGCATCTCGCGTTCCGGCACGACCATCTGCGCCGCCATGCTGGTTGGGGTACAGGCGGAAGCCGCTGCGCGGTTCTCGTTCTTGCTCTCGATCCCGGCGATACTTGCCGCGACTGCTCTCGATATGAGGAACATCACGAACATCGCGAGCGCGGAACTGCCGCCGGTGTTGGTGGGTATGGGTGCGGCGTTCGTGGTCGGACTCGCATCGATCGCGGTTCTGATGCGCTTGGCGCGCAGAGGTAAGTTCGATCCGTTCGCGTACTACTGCTGGGCTCTGGGCGGGCTGACGCTCGTGGCGACTTACTGGCGCGGCTGA